The Emcibacteraceae bacterium genome contains a region encoding:
- a CDS encoding oligopeptide:H+ symporter has protein sequence MSQNTEDMFAGSQSRNFMGHPIGLSICFLTEMWERFSYYGMRTILILYLTKYHLFDVEDASMIYGAYAGLVYMMPIIGGYMADRYLGSRKAVTYGAILLVLGHGLMAFHGQAAYMAGDEVMRDEGAINIFFLALSLIIGGVGFLKANISTVVGALYGPNDPRRDGGFSIFYMGINLGSFFSMIIVGYVGETYGWNYGFSIAGIGMFFGLLVFLWGQRFLDGRAEPPEPETLKEKSPIGISKENTIYLFGIFLVIVSWVMMQYDQMVIQLVGVSGIIMIGLVLFYSVTKCEKVDRERLWVAIFLIAIQSVFWALFEQQAASLTLLADQQFNLSFLGMNILASQVQTMNALFIILFAPVMAWVWLALAKRKIEPSTPAKFGYSLLIIGAGYVIFAWGMGLDDSTSKSFLWLIFIYFMLTLAELFLSPVGLSMVTKLSVPKIVGMMMGTWFLFTALGNNVAGWISSLMGSDEVGAASGTLDMASTMELYYLIGYASAGVGIFILILTPLLRKGMHGVH, from the coding sequence ATGTCTCAAAACACCGAAGATATGTTTGCCGGCTCACAAAGCCGTAATTTTATGGGTCACCCGATCGGGTTATCCATTTGTTTCCTTACTGAAATGTGGGAGCGTTTTTCCTATTACGGAATGCGGACAATCCTGATTTTATACCTGACCAAATACCATCTGTTTGATGTTGAAGATGCCAGTATGATCTATGGTGCCTATGCGGGGCTCGTCTATATGATGCCAATTATCGGTGGCTATATGGCAGACCGTTATCTGGGAAGCCGCAAGGCAGTGACATATGGTGCAATATTGCTGGTGCTCGGTCATGGCCTAATGGCGTTTCACGGCCAGGCCGCGTATATGGCGGGTGATGAAGTGATGCGAGATGAAGGGGCAATAAATATATTCTTTCTGGCTCTTTCCCTGATCATTGGCGGGGTTGGCTTTTTAAAAGCCAATATTTCAACAGTGGTCGGGGCACTTTATGGTCCCAATGATCCAAGAAGGGACGGTGGTTTTTCCATATTTTACATGGGGATCAATCTGGGTTCATTTTTTTCTATGATCATCGTCGGCTATGTTGGTGAAACCTATGGCTGGAATTATGGATTTTCAATTGCCGGGATTGGTATGTTTTTTGGCCTTCTGGTATTTCTCTGGGGACAAAGATTTCTTGATGGGCGGGCGGAACCGCCGGAACCTGAAACCTTAAAGGAAAAATCACCAATTGGTATCAGCAAGGAAAACACAATTTATCTTTTTGGGATATTTCTAGTCATTGTTAGCTGGGTGATGATGCAGTATGACCAGATGGTCATACAGCTTGTGGGTGTTTCCGGCATTATTATGATCGGACTGGTGCTTTTTTATTCGGTTACAAAATGTGAAAAAGTCGATCGTGAACGCTTATGGGTCGCGATTTTTCTTATTGCCATACAATCGGTTTTCTGGGCCTTGTTTGAACAACAGGCCGCCAGCCTGACGCTGCTGGCAGATCAGCAGTTTAATCTGTCATTTCTGGGAATGAATATTCTGGCTTCTCAGGTTCAGACAATGAATGCACTGTTTATCATTCTATTTGCACCTGTAATGGCCTGGGTCTGGCTTGCACTGGCGAAACGTAAGATTGAACCATCAACACCGGCAAAATTTGGATATTCATTACTTATTATCGGCGCCGGCTATGTCATTTTTGCCTGGGGGATGGGACTTGATGACAGTACGTCAAAAAGCTTCCTTTGGCTTATTTTTATCTATTTTATGCTCACTTTGGCTGAACTGTTTTTGAGCCCGGTTGGACTTTCCATGGTGACAAAATTAAGTGTACCCAAAATTGTTGGCATGATGATGGGAACGTGGTTTTTATTCACGGCACTTGGCAATAATGTTGCCGGTTGGATTAGTTCGCTCATGGGCAGTGATGAAGTCGGTGCCGCCAGCGGCACCCTGGATATGGCTTCAACCATGGAACTTTACTATCTTATTGGCTATGCAAGTGCGGGTGTCGGTATTTTTATTCTCATCCTGACCCCATTGCTCAGAAAAGGAATGCACGGCGTTCATTAA
- a CDS encoding peptide MFS transporter: MTDMNMDLYEGSQKRTFLGHPIGIYICFLTEMWERFSYYGMRALLILYLTKYHLFGADKASMIYGAFVGLVYMMPIIGGYLSDRYLGSRKAVTYGAILLVFGHGLMAFHGQAAYISGDTVIRDEAAIDVFFLALSLIITGVGFLKANITTVVGALYGPKDPRRDSGFTIFYLGLNLGALISMLIVGYVGETYGWNYGFSIAGIGMFFGLMVFLWGQKLLDGHAEPSNPERLKEIAFAGINKETAIYIGGFALVIVSWFLMQYQQLVGFFLGASGFIMIGIILVYGFMKCSKIERERLMVMCCLIVFQSVFYALFEQQAASLTLLADQQFDKNLFGLQIKASQVQTMNTLFVCLLAPVMAWGWLALARKNREPSTPAKFGLAMIIIGSGYMIFATALGGDHSTSKSFLWLVFIYFSLSWAELFIIPVGLSMVTKMSVPKIVGMVMGTWFLFMAVGNYMAGWISSLMGVSGHGGQSALLDMDATMDVYSTIGMVSIGVGLFIFALTPLLRKGMHGIH; encoded by the coding sequence ATGACAGACATGAACATGGACCTTTATGAGGGGTCTCAAAAGAGAACTTTTCTCGGTCACCCAATCGGGATTTACATTTGCTTCCTGACTGAAATGTGGGAACGTTTTTCATATTATGGGATGCGGGCACTTCTGATCCTTTATCTGACCAAATACCATCTGTTTGGCGCTGACAAGGCCAGCATGATCTATGGGGCCTTTGTCGGGCTTGTTTATATGATGCCCATTATCGGCGGTTATCTGTCTGACCGATATTTGGGAAGCCGCAAGGCAGTTACATACGGGGCCATACTCCTTGTATTTGGGCATGGGCTAATGGCATTTCATGGACAGGCGGCCTATATTTCAGGTGATACGGTTATCCGTGACGAGGCGGCAATTGATGTCTTTTTCCTTGCACTTTCACTTATTATAACCGGCGTTGGGTTTTTAAAAGCCAATATCACAACGGTGGTGGGTGCCCTATACGGCCCAAAAGACCCTAGGCGCGACAGTGGCTTCACCATTTTTTATCTGGGCCTTAACCTCGGGGCTTTGATATCCATGCTGATTGTCGGTTATGTGGGTGAAACCTATGGCTGGAACTACGGTTTTTCAATTGCCGGGATCGGCATGTTTTTTGGTCTGATGGTATTTTTATGGGGCCAGAAATTATTGGATGGCCACGCTGAGCCAAGTAACCCTGAACGGTTGAAGGAAATTGCCTTTGCCGGTATCAATAAGGAAACGGCTATTTATATAGGCGGGTTTGCCCTGGTTATCGTCAGCTGGTTTTTAATGCAATACCAACAGCTGGTCGGGTTTTTTCTTGGGGCATCGGGATTTATCATGATCGGGATAATTCTCGTTTATGGGTTTATGAAATGCTCGAAAATTGAACGTGAACGACTGATGGTTATGTGTTGCCTGATCGTGTTTCAGTCTGTCTTTTACGCTTTGTTTGAACAGCAGGCGGCCAGCCTGACCCTTCTGGCGGATCAGCAATTTGATAAAAATTTATTCGGTTTGCAAATAAAAGCATCTCAGGTTCAAACGATGAATACCCTTTTTGTCTGCCTGCTGGCGCCAGTCATGGCCTGGGGCTGGCTGGCTTTGGCGAGGAAAAATCGTGAACCCTCCACGCCGGCTAAATTTGGTCTGGCCATGATTATTATTGGCTCAGGGTATATGATTTTTGCGACCGCTCTTGGTGGTGATCACAGCACTTCAAAAAGCTTTCTATGGCTGGTCTTTATCTATTTTTCACTCTCCTGGGCAGAACTGTTCATTATCCCCGTTGGACTTTCCATGGTGACAAAAATGAGCGTTCCAAAAATTGTTGGTATGGTCATGGGAACATGGTTCTTATTTATGGCTGTGGGAAATTATATGGCTGGCTGGATCAGTTCCCTGATGGGCGTTAGCGGTCATGGGGGACAAAGTGCATTACTCGATATGGACGCGACCATGGATGTTTATTCTACAATCGGCATGGTCAGTATCGGGGTCGGGCTCTTCATTTTTGCCCTGACACCACTGCTCAGAAAAGGAATGCATGGCATACACTAA
- a CDS encoding nitroreductase family protein, whose translation MSDTDEKYRSSIPLDHTYVELPIPHRWEMSDEEMIRKSEEFYELMKKRHTVRNYSTRPVPRIIIENCIKAAGLAPSGANHQPWHFAIIENPDHKQKIREAAEEEERTFYAGRASDEWLGALEPIGTNDSKPHLTTAPWLIVIFAQRTSIDRNGRKYKNYYVNESVGIATGFLITALHHAGLSTLTHTPNPMKFLNELCDRPASEKPEMILVVGHPAEDATVPAHAKWKKPLDEIMTVF comes from the coding sequence ATGTCCGATACAGATGAGAAATACCGTTCTTCCATACCGCTTGACCATACTTATGTGGAACTCCCCATTCCGCATCGCTGGGAAATGAGCGATGAGGAAATGATCAGAAAATCAGAAGAATTTTATGAGCTGATGAAGAAACGCCACACAGTCCGCAACTATTCAACCCGTCCGGTTCCCCGGATTATTATTGAAAATTGTATTAAAGCAGCGGGACTAGCTCCAAGCGGTGCCAATCATCAGCCCTGGCATTTTGCAATTATAGAAAATCCGGATCATAAGCAGAAAATACGGGAAGCGGCCGAAGAAGAAGAAAGAACCTTTTACGCTGGACGGGCCAGTGATGAATGGCTCGGTGCGCTAGAGCCGATCGGCACCAATGACAGTAAGCCGCACCTAACCACGGCGCCTTGGCTGATCGTTATTTTTGCCCAAAGGACGAGTATTGATCGTAATGGACGTAAATATAAAAATTATTATGTCAACGAATCTGTCGGCATTGCCACTGGTTTCCTGATCACGGCACTTCATCATGCCGGCTTAAGCACGCTGACCCATACGCCAAATCCGATGAAATTTTTAAATGAGCTTTGCGATCGACCCGCATCAGAGAAACCAGAAATGATTTTGGTCGTTGGCCATCCGGCGGAGGATGCGACAGTACCAGCCCATGCCAAATGGAAAAAGCCGCTTGATGAAATTATGACGGTGTTTTAG
- a CDS encoding ATP-binding cassette domain-containing protein: protein MAPPLLTLTNMALRFGPEPLFNNAEISIGETDRISLVGRNGAGKSTLMKIIHGTIEPDSGERFIKPGCHVTYLEQDPDLSRFNTAHDYVASGLVQSSAEDHFQVDILLEEIGLSANLETKNMSGGERRRAAIARALVSDTDILLLDEPTNHLDIATIEWLEDRLKSWRGALVIISHDRAFLNALTNTTFWLDRGRVRRLDKGFSHFEKWSEQILEQEATERAKLDKLIEKETEWSHKGITARRTRNMGRMRQLWELREKRAAQIAVTGSAKLATDSGKTSGKKVIEAHKVSVRYGDKTILKDFSIKILRGDRIGIIGPNGAGKTTLLRILTGQQTPDQGTIKLGTKLDTTFLDQNRSLIKDTDTVWETLSDGSDHIMVRGHSKHIISYIKDFLFDASQAHSPVSSLSGGEKNRLLLTKTLAQPANLLILDEPTNDLDMDTLDLLQDVLSDYDGTLILVSHDRDFLDRLVTSTIVMEGNGDVREYPGGYSDYARQRKNRIDIPNETSQKKVKQEKKPANQNEPKARKLSYKHQFALENLPKEIDDITRKVKKLEQKLSEPDFFNKDPEAFNQTTKELEKLTSFLHEKEEEWLELEIMREEIN, encoded by the coding sequence ATGGCCCCTCCACTCCTGACTTTAACCAATATGGCTTTAAGATTTGGTCCTGAACCGCTTTTTAACAATGCTGAAATTTCCATAGGGGAAACAGACCGTATTTCACTTGTTGGCCGGAATGGGGCAGGTAAATCCACGCTTATGAAAATAATCCATGGCACAATTGAACCTGATAGTGGAGAGCGTTTCATAAAACCGGGTTGCCATGTCACTTATCTTGAGCAGGACCCTGATTTATCCCGCTTTAATACGGCCCATGATTATGTGGCGTCCGGGCTTGTTCAAAGCTCGGCCGAAGACCATTTTCAAGTGGATATATTGCTTGAAGAAATAGGTCTGAGTGCAAATCTTGAAACAAAAAATATGTCCGGCGGCGAAAGAAGACGAGCCGCCATTGCCCGCGCGCTTGTCAGTGATACGGACATATTGCTGCTGGATGAGCCGACAAACCACCTTGATATTGCAACGATCGAATGGCTTGAAGACAGATTAAAAAGCTGGCGTGGAGCCCTGGTTATCATCAGCCATGACCGTGCTTTTCTGAACGCCTTAACCAATACCACGTTCTGGCTGGACCGTGGTCGGGTAAGACGTCTTGATAAAGGATTTTCCCATTTTGAAAAATGGTCTGAGCAAATTCTTGAACAGGAAGCGACCGAACGGGCAAAGCTGGACAAACTGATTGAAAAGGAAACCGAATGGTCGCACAAGGGCATTACAGCAAGACGAACCAGAAATATGGGCCGTATGCGACAGTTATGGGAATTAAGAGAAAAGAGGGCCGCACAAATCGCTGTAACAGGCAGTGCAAAACTGGCAACAGACAGTGGCAAAACATCCGGCAAAAAAGTAATTGAAGCCCATAAAGTCAGTGTTCGTTATGGGGATAAAACCATTCTAAAAGATTTTTCGATCAAAATACTTCGTGGTGACCGGATTGGCATTATTGGCCCCAATGGTGCTGGAAAGACCACATTACTACGCATACTGACCGGGCAACAAACACCGGACCAGGGCACTATAAAGCTTGGTACAAAGCTTGATACAACTTTTCTTGATCAGAACCGCAGCCTGATAAAGGACACAGACACAGTCTGGGAAACTTTAAGCGATGGCAGTGATCATATTATGGTGCGTGGTCATTCAAAACATATCATTTCCTATATCAAAGATTTTTTATTTGATGCCTCGCAAGCACATAGCCCGGTAAGTTCCCTGTCAGGGGGCGAGAAAAACCGCCTGCTTCTTACAAAAACTCTGGCGCAGCCAGCAAATCTTCTGATCCTTGATGAGCCAACAAATGATCTGGATATGGATACACTTGATCTTTTGCAGGATGTGCTATCCGATTATGACGGCACTTTGATTCTGGTTAGCCATGACCGTGATTTTCTTGACAGACTGGTTACATCGACCATTGTCATGGAAGGAAACGGCGATGTCCGTGAATATCCTGGCGGATATAGTGATTATGCACGTCAGCGAAAAAACCGCATAGATATTCCAAATGAGACCTCACAAAAAAAAGTAAAACAGGAAAAGAAGCCAGCAAATCAGAACGAACCAAAGGCTAGAAAATTAAGCTATAAGCATCAATTTGCCCTTGAAAATCTGCCAAAAGAAATTGATGACATAACCAGAAAAGTTAAAAAACTAGAACAAAAACTGTCTGAACCGGATTTCTTTAATAAAGATCCTGAAGCCTTTAATCAGACGACAAAAGAACTGGAAAAATTGACATCATTCCTTCATGAAAAAGAAGAAGAATGGCTTGAGTTGGAAATAATGCGCGAAGAAATAAATTAG
- the msrP gene encoding protein-methionine-sulfoxide reductase catalytic subunit MsrP, protein MLIKIKNSWEISENEVTSQSDYFSRREILKAAGFMGVGAATSLMIPGSALADDGLKVKANNYDGHEIRGELTDIRAVQGYNNFYEFGMEKDDPARNSHSLITEPWTVTVDGNCENPGKFAVEDLIDFNNLEERIYRMRCVEAWSMVIPWVGVSLSEVINKLKPTSNAKYIYFETLVDEEQMPGQRRGVIKWPYREGLRMDEAMHPLTIMAVGLYGKKLANQNGAPMRLVVPWKYGFKGVKSIVKISFVEREPNSSWMRLAPNEYGFYANVNPDVPHPRWSQATERRIGDFRRRDTLMFNGYGEQVAHLYDGMNLRRYY, encoded by the coding sequence ATGTTGATAAAGATTAAAAATTCATGGGAAATAAGCGAAAATGAGGTCACCTCACAGTCAGACTATTTTTCCAGACGCGAAATTTTAAAAGCGGCCGGATTTATGGGTGTTGGCGCTGCCACGAGCCTGATGATACCGGGTTCTGCATTGGCGGATGACGGTTTGAAGGTAAAGGCCAACAACTATGATGGCCATGAAATACGCGGCGAGCTGACTGATATTCGCGCTGTTCAGGGCTATAATAATTTTTATGAATTTGGTATGGAAAAAGATGATCCGGCCAGAAACAGCCATAGCCTGATTACCGAACCCTGGACAGTGACTGTTGATGGTAACTGTGAAAATCCCGGGAAATTTGCTGTCGAGGATTTGATTGATTTTAATAATCTCGAGGAACGGATATACCGTATGCGCTGTGTGGAAGCGTGGTCAATGGTCATTCCCTGGGTTGGTGTATCCTTATCAGAAGTAATTAACAAACTTAAGCCGACCTCAAATGCAAAATATATCTATTTTGAGACACTGGTTGATGAAGAACAGATGCCGGGCCAGAGGCGTGGTGTTATAAAATGGCCGTACCGTGAAGGTCTTCGGATGGATGAAGCCATGCATCCGCTCACCATAATGGCGGTCGGACTTTACGGTAAAAAGCTTGCCAACCAGAACGGGGCACCGATGCGTCTGGTCGTTCCCTGGAAATACGGGTTCAAGGGTGTAAAATCAATTGTAAAAATTTCATTTGTTGAACGAGAGCCGAACAGCAGCTGGATGCGACTAGCCCCCAATGAGTATGGTTTTTATGCCAATGTGAACCCTGATGTGCCCCACCCACGCTGGTCACAGGCAACAGAGCGTCGTATTGGTGATTTCAGACGCCGCGATACGCTGATGTTCAATGGTTACGGTGAACAGGTCGCCCATCTTTATGACGGAATGAATTTGCGAAGATATTACTGA
- a CDS encoding protein-methionine-sulfoxide reductase heme-binding subunit MsrQ, producing the protein MIKDWRRVLIHILSLLPALWLFWQMSLWYRFLPHELSANPIEYITKFTGDWTIRFLLITLSVSPITKFTGWRLLKYRRAVGLYAFFYALLHFLNYMVLDYFFDWPLILGDIFKRPAITFGMVAFTLLIPLAITSFKYFIKKMAGNWQKLHQLIYIITIFAVIHNYMMVKADVLIPVIHAIILASLLCMRVYIKFNNRKASNKKQLA; encoded by the coding sequence ATGATAAAAGACTGGCGACGCGTCCTTATCCATATTCTTTCTCTGCTGCCGGCACTATGGCTTTTTTGGCAAATGTCGTTATGGTACCGGTTTCTCCCCCATGAATTATCGGCAAACCCGATTGAGTATATCACCAAATTCACAGGTGACTGGACAATCCGTTTTCTGCTGATCACACTTAGTGTCAGCCCGATTACAAAATTCACAGGCTGGCGCCTTCTCAAATACAGGCGTGCGGTCGGCTTATATGCTTTCTTTTATGCTCTTCTTCACTTTCTGAATTATATGGTACTTGATTATTTCTTCGATTGGCCTCTGATTTTGGGAGATATTTTTAAGCGTCCGGCCATTACTTTTGGAATGGTGGCTTTTACCTTGCTTATCCCGCTTGCCATCACATCCTTCAAATATTTTATAAAGAAAATGGCTGGAAACTGGCAGAAACTTCATCAGCTTATTTACATTATTACTATTTTTGCGGTCATTCATAATTACATGATGGTGAAAGCGGATGTACTTATACCCGTTATTCATGCTATAATTCTCGCCAGTTTGTTATGTATGCGGGTTTATATAAAATTTAATAATCGTAAAGCGAGCAACAAAAAACAATTGGCATGA
- a CDS encoding secondary thiamine-phosphate synthase enzyme YjbQ: MKQFTNEITFQTTGSSLLDVTGPIKSWVDDQDISKGLLTVFIKHTSASLVVQENADPDVLFDLNSYFRKLVPEGDQLYRHSTEGPDDMPAHIKAALTQTQLNVPISDNELMLGLWQGIYIFEHRAHAHKRTIALHIIGE, encoded by the coding sequence ATGAAGCAATTTACAAATGAAATTACTTTTCAGACAACAGGGTCCAGCCTCCTTGATGTAACCGGTCCGATTAAAAGTTGGGTTGACGATCAGGACATATCAAAAGGGCTTCTTACCGTATTCATCAAGCATACATCCGCCTCTCTTGTAGTACAGGAAAATGCTGATCCCGATGTGCTGTTTGACCTAAACAGCTATTTCAGAAAACTGGTACCAGAAGGGGATCAGCTTTACCGCCACAGCACTGAAGGGCCGGATGATATGCCGGCCCATATTAAAGCGGCCCTAACCCAAACCCAGCTTAATGTTCCAATTTCTGATAATGAATTGATGCTGGGACTTTGGCAGGGCATATATATTTTTGAGCATCGTGCCCACGCACATAAGCGGACTATTGCCCTCCATATAATCGGTGAATAA
- a CDS encoding aminotransferase class V-fold PLP-dependent enzyme yields the protein MEKLLSENKLLNTRRSLLKGAALGTLAFMTVGRTTVSAQEAFKEQAAKMTDEQLFANVRNQLMLKDGLVYLNTGTLGPAPKLVHDKVTSLMERLEANPAIENFGPLGQEMEKTRGKVAAFMGADEDEIILTRNTTEGISTVCSGIDWTAGDEILTTNHEHGGAETGLDFLAATKGAVIKKITMPYPASSKKQLLDLIKANLTPKTKLLLLSHVETVTGLRWPIKEVAELIKGKDILFIVDGAQAPGMLKIDLHDLGCDVYACSGHKWVMGPKETGILYLRKEIQPRVNNVFISGGYGVYSHSSGTRNAPIIIGFGDVLDWHMAMGGARIENHCLNLATYCRNELKKVKGIRIISADDSELTSAIVSFSLPDNIKSGDVFSAMRDKNITIKRLPQYNAIRISNHMFTTNEDVDKMIALLKTFLA from the coding sequence ATGGAAAAACTTTTATCCGAAAATAAACTACTAAACACAAGACGCAGCCTTTTAAAAGGGGCAGCCCTTGGCACTCTGGCATTTATGACCGTAGGGAGAACGACTGTTTCAGCGCAGGAAGCTTTTAAAGAGCAAGCCGCAAAAATGACCGATGAGCAGCTATTTGCAAATGTGAGAAACCAGTTAATGTTAAAAGACGGACTGGTTTACCTAAATACAGGAACACTCGGCCCTGCGCCAAAGCTGGTTCATGATAAAGTGACATCACTTATGGAACGTCTTGAAGCCAATCCGGCAATTGAAAATTTTGGTCCCCTTGGTCAGGAAATGGAAAAAACCCGTGGCAAGGTTGCGGCCTTTATGGGTGCGGATGAAGATGAAATTATTCTGACCCGCAATACCACAGAAGGGATCAGCACCGTTTGCTCCGGAATAGATTGGACGGCGGGTGATGAGATTTTGACCACCAATCATGAACATGGTGGTGCGGAAACCGGCCTTGATTTTCTTGCAGCGACCAAAGGGGCAGTGATTAAAAAAATAACCATGCCATATCCGGCAAGCAGTAAAAAACAATTGCTTGATCTGATTAAAGCCAACTTAACACCAAAAACAAAACTATTGCTGCTTAGTCATGTTGAAACAGTGACCGGGTTGAGATGGCCGATCAAGGAAGTGGCCGAACTGATTAAAGGAAAAGATATTCTTTTCATTGTTGATGGTGCCCAGGCTCCGGGCATGCTGAAAATCGATTTGCATGATCTGGGTTGTGATGTCTATGCCTGTAGTGGTCATAAATGGGTTATGGGTCCAAAGGAAACAGGCATTCTTTATTTACGAAAAGAAATTCAGCCACGGGTCAATAATGTTTTCATCAGTGGAGGTTATGGTGTTTACTCTCATTCGTCAGGCACCAGAAATGCACCGATTATTATCGGTTTTGGTGATGTGCTTGACTGGCACATGGCGATGGGTGGTGCACGCATTGAAAACCATTGCCTTAATCTTGCGACCTATTGCCGCAATGAACTTAAAAAAGTAAAAGGGATCAGGATTATCAGTGCAGATGATTCAGAGCTGACCTCAGCTATCGTAAGCTTCAGTTTGCCTGATAATATAAAAAGTGGTGATGTTTTCAGCGCTATGCGGGATAAAAACATCACCATAAAAAGACTGCCTCAATATAATGCTATTCGTATTTCAAATCACATGTTCACGACCAATGAAGATGTCGATAAAATGATAGCATTGCTTAAAACATTTCTGGCTTAA
- a CDS encoding DUF481 domain-containing protein produces the protein MTTNICKTALAVGLFCLPMIPIAAHAEISPEQFNLLMVASKKDGGKDFQTLVELLIAANPDDEAEIRNVAAQIMPEPAPEPTPAPAASPSPVEGTIFSDKGAEQFSQAFLPGWDKSVEINGLFTTGNTQQKSFGTAAKLHRESGPYQQTIATYFDYNTSNGVTNKRRYGVSFKNDYSISDISYVTGFASFEGDSYGAFNKRLTMNAGYGLRVFDNDTYKWNVEAGPAVLMTKPIATDGYETDITGYASSLFTWNVNDRSDFENESKIFIGSKLVVENKAAYTMKVSGALSGKLSFDVLYNRDAPIGRKKTDTITRIGVLYDF, from the coding sequence ATGACTACCAACATTTGCAAGACAGCTCTTGCAGTCGGGCTGTTTTGCCTTCCTATGATTCCAATTGCCGCACATGCGGAAATAAGCCCTGAACAATTCAATCTTCTAATGGTCGCCTCAAAAAAAGATGGCGGCAAAGATTTTCAGACACTTGTTGAGCTTCTTATTGCAGCCAATCCCGACGATGAAGCTGAAATAAGAAATGTCGCCGCGCAGATTATGCCGGAACCGGCTCCTGAACCAACACCTGCGCCCGCTGCTTCGCCTTCGCCGGTGGAAGGAACTATTTTTTCAGATAAGGGCGCAGAACAATTTTCACAAGCTTTTCTGCCAGGTTGGGATAAATCAGTCGAAATTAACGGTCTGTTTACAACAGGGAACACCCAACAGAAATCATTTGGAACAGCGGCAAAACTGCACAGGGAATCCGGGCCATATCAGCAGACAATTGCTACCTATTTCGATTATAACACCAGTAACGGGGTTACTAACAAACGGCGTTATGGCGTATCCTTCAAAAATGATTATAGCATAAGTGATATTTCCTATGTTACCGGTTTTGCTAGCTTCGAAGGCGACAGTTACGGCGCGTTCAACAAGCGTCTGACTATGAATGCCGGTTATGGTTTAAGAGTGTTTGATAATGATACCTATAAATGGAATGTTGAGGCGGGCCCTGCCGTCCTTATGACCAAACCGATAGCCACGGACGGATATGAAACAGATATTACCGGTTATGCCAGCAGTCTCTTTACCTGGAATGTCAATGACCGCAGTGATTTTGAAAATGAATCCAAAATATTTATTGGCAGTAAATTGGTGGTCGAAAATAAAGCGGCCTATACCATGAAGGTTAGCGGTGCCCTGAGTGGTAAGCTTTCCTTTGATGTGCTTTATAACCGCGATGCACCGATAGGCAGAAAGAAAACCGATACCATTACCCGTATCGGCGTTCTTTATGATTTTTAA
- a CDS encoding YceI family protein: MNNMKFKIGTLLIFAATSLFSNAALAEWKLDAANSNISYGTIKNDSIGESNTFKTISGLISDSGQINIDIALASVDTQVEVRDGRMRDIVFKVAENASAKLTGNVDLADFQNQPVGSSRVVEASVQLELVGQKIEQDVTLVVTRLGENKVMVIPKGVLFIDADDYELVDSIETLRELAGLETIASVVPMSFYLTFTK, from the coding sequence ATGAATAACATGAAATTCAAAATAGGCACATTGTTGATATTTGCCGCTACCTCCCTTTTTTCAAATGCCGCATTGGCAGAATGGAAACTGGATGCTGCGAATTCGAATATTTCCTATGGCACGATCAAAAATGACTCGATTGGAGAGAGCAATACTTTCAAGACCATTTCCGGGTTAATTTCAGACAGCGGTCAGATTAATATTGATATTGCCCTTGCGTCTGTTGATACACAGGTCGAGGTTCGTGACGGCCGTATGCGCGACATTGTTTTTAAGGTCGCTGAAAATGCTTCTGCAAAGCTTACAGGTAATGTTGATTTAGCGGATTTTCAAAATCAGCCAGTCGGCAGCAGCCGGGTCGTTGAAGCATCTGTTCAGCTTGAACTGGTCGGCCAGAAAATTGAGCAGGATGTTACACTCGTCGTAACAAGGCTTGGGGAAAATAAAGTTATGGTTATCCCTAAAGGTGTATTGTTTATTGATGCTGATGACTATGAACTTGTTGATTCAATTGAAACTTTGCGGGAACTCGCCGGACTTGAAACCATTGCGTCCGTTGTCCCCATGTCATTTTACTTAACATTTACAAAATAG